Proteins from one Cicer arietinum cultivar CDC Frontier isolate Library 1 chromosome 3, Cicar.CDCFrontier_v2.0, whole genome shotgun sequence genomic window:
- the LOC101507044 gene encoding BTB/POZ domain-containing protein At3g08570 yields MVSENSIPSSKSSSTTPKFCNSYTTRIFADVAGDITIVVDGESFLLHKFPLVTLSGKIRKMVAEANKGSNVSNLELLNFPGGHQTFELAMKFCYGMNFEITTFNVARLHCAAEYLEMTDEYREQNLVSRTDIYLHEIVFENLQKSVEVLSTCEMLPLNIVEEIEITKGCVEAIAMNAYKEQLVSGLSRLDCDESKELKEDYVAWWIEDLSVLRIGFYQRVICAMGRMGVRSDNIIASLMHYAQTSLKGIGKCQFTNPSRTNSSPTNIEKDQRTIVETIVSLMPTDKSSSIIPLTFLFGMLKMAIMLGATIPCRLELERRIALRLEMVSLDDLLIPSLQSGDSLFDVDTVHRLLVNFLQRIEEEETEDYGYESDGVGSNCHGSLLKVGQLIDAFLAEIAPDPYLTLQKFIALIEILPDYARVIDDGLYRAVDIYLKAHTTLTEQECKKLCKFIDCQKLSQEACNHAAMNDRLPLQMVVQVLYFEQLRLKNAFSGSSGDGLLSQRISSGVPSAAMSPRDNYASMRRENRELKLEISRLRVRLSELEKEQMSMKQGMIDKAGNGKTFFTSLSKGIERIANFSGQSGGKRQKSSRKSRGTEGKNGRSRRYSVS; encoded by the exons atggttTCTGAAAACTCTATTCCTTCTTCTAAGAGCTCTTCCACAACTCCTAAATTTTGCAACTCTTATACAACTAG GATTTTTGCTGATGTTGCTGGTGACATTACAATTGTTGTTGATGGAGAGTCATTTCTGCTGCATAAg TTTCCCTTGGTTACCTTAAGTGGAAAGATCCGGAAGATGGTAGCTGAAGCCAACAAAGGCTCAAATGTTTCAAACTTGGAGCTCCTCAACTTTCCAGGAGGACACCAGACATTTGAACTTGCCATGAAGTTCTGTTACGGTATGAATTTCGAGATCACAACATTCAATGTTGCCCGACTGCATTGTGCAGCTGAGTATCTAGAAATGACAGATGAATACCGGGAGCAAAACCTCGTTTCGAGAACAGACATTTATCTGCATGAGATTGTCTTTGAAAATCTTCAGAAGTCAGTGGAAGTTCTATCTACCTGTGAGATGTTACCTCTAAATATAGTGGAGGAGATAGAAATAACAAAAGGGTGTGTGGAAGCAATTGCAATGAATGCTTACAAAGAGCAACTAGTTTCTGGTTTATCTAGATTAGATTGTGATGAATCAAAGGAACTAAAGGAGGACTATGTGGCATGGTGGATTGAAGATCTCTCAGTACTGCGTATCGGTTTCTACCAAAGAGTTATATGCGCCATGGGAAGAATGGGGGTTAGATCAGACAACATTATAGCTTCACTGATGCATTATGCTCAAACATCATTGAAGGGTATTGGAAAGTGTCAATTCACGAATCCATCAAGGACAAATTCAAGTCcaacaaatatagaaaaagatCAGAGAACAATCGTCGAAACTATTGTTAGTCTCATGCCAACAGATAAAAGCTCTTCCATCATTCCCTTGACTTTCTTGTTTGGCATGTTAAAGATGGCTATCATGTTGGGTGCCACCATTCCATGTAGACTTGAGCTTGAAAGAAGGATAGCATTAAGGTTGGAAATGGTTTCACTTGATGATCTTCTTATACCATCTCTTCAGAGTGGAGACTCCTTGTTTGATGTAGATACAGTTCACAGGCTACTGGTGAATTTCTTGCAGCGGATTGAAGAGGAAGAAACGGAAGACTATGGTTATGAATCCGACGGTGTTGGTTCTAATTGCCATGGTTCTCTGCTAAAAGTAGGACAGCTCATTGATGCTTTTTTAGCAGAAATTGCTCCTGATCCTTACTTAACTCTACAGAAATTCATTGCTTTGATTGAGATACTTCCCGATTACGCTCGTGTCATCGATGATGGCCTTTATAGAGCTGTCGACATTTACTTGAAG GCACATACAACATTAACAGAACAAGAATGCAAGAAACTTTGCAAGTTTATAGACTGTCAGAAGCTGTCTCAAGAAGCATGCAACCATGCTGCCATGAATGACAGGCTTCCACTGCAGATGGTAGTACAAGTCTTGTATTTTGAGCAGCTGAGATTGAAAAATGCCTTCTCAGGGAGTTCAGGAGACGGGCTGCTATCACAGAGAATAAGCAGTGGTGTTCCAAGTGCAGCCATGTCACCTAGGGACAACTATGCATCTATGCGGAGAGAGAACCGAGAACTGAAGCTGGAGATTTCAAGATTGAGGGTGAGGCTGAGTGAGTTGGAGAAGGAGCAAATGTCCATGAAACAAGGCATGATTGATAAGGCAGGAAATGGAAAAACTTTTTTTACCTCACTTTCTAAGGGGATAGAAAGAATTGCAAACTTTAGTGGTCAAAGTGGAGGAAAGCGGCAGAAATCAAGTAGGAAGTCTCGGGGGACAGAGGGGAAAAATGGTAGGAGTAGGAGATATTCTGTCTCATAG